The sequence ATTAATCCACCGATTAAGTTAACCATAAAGCTTATGCTGCTACGATGTCTCGAATGCTCTATCTGAGATATATTTTTTAATTGGTAAAAAACAGTTTCAACAATAAAACGCTTTCTAAGCATTCATTTATCGCAAACTTTCATAACTTTGGCTTTCATATTTTTTCTAATTCCAGTTACAAAATCGATATTTTTTCAGCCAGTTCTGCTTTTAATTTTTTAGATAAGTAATCCTTATCTCCATATGATGAACCCCATAAATTTTTACCATATCTGGTATAGGGTTCAAGGCTAGCGCATTTTAATCCCAGATTCTAGCAGGGTTGAGCGATAATCATCGTCTAGTTCTGCCATTTTCTTTTTCCCCGCCTTAATAGCTGACTTGGTTGTACGGGGCAAGATTACGTGTGTTTAATAAATGAGCTGTAAAACTTTGTCTGCATAATCAATATCGAACGTTGCTTTGAAACGCTTAGCTTTCAGACCTTTTTTACAGCTCTTTTCAAGTTTCAACAAATTGAGAACAAGGTGTCTAATTACCGACATTAAATAACAATCCCGTTACTGCTGTATGAGCGACTACTGGTAAGATGATGCACAACACACGTATCAAGCCCAATATAGCGAAATATTTTTTTCATCGCTATACTGGGTAATCAAAATATATCAACAGGTATAACATTTGCTGTAAAGGAAAATAATCTAACTTTAACTTAATGCTTTTTCCAATTTGGCTGTGATTAAGAACTCACATGCTTAATAACTACTTTTTCTATCATTCGTACTTGAAAAGTAGTAAATTTTATATTTATTATCTCTTCTTTCGCTAGCACAAGTTGACCATTTGGTTCATCAATAATGCGATTAGCAGGGATTTCAATGTTATCTTTGTCCATCACACAGTGTAATTTCGAATCAAGGCGATAATACAGGTTTAATTAAGATATATCTTAGCAATATATAACAAGGTACTGTTG is a genomic window of Pseudoalteromonas sp. '520P1 No. 423' containing:
- a CDS encoding transposase, with protein sequence MLRKRFIVETVFYQLKNISQIEHSRHRSSISFMVNLIGGLIVYIFQEKQPRIRITRLDKEFLMQN